Proteins encoded within one genomic window of Balaenoptera ricei isolate mBalRic1 chromosome 10, mBalRic1.hap2, whole genome shotgun sequence:
- the LOC132373213 gene encoding LOW QUALITY PROTEIN: keratin, type II cuticular Hb5-like (The sequence of the model RefSeq protein was modified relative to this genomic sequence to represent the inferred CDS: inserted 1 base in 1 codon; deleted 1 base in 1 codon), with amino-acid sequence MTCRSYRISPGCGVTRTFSSCSAVAPKTGSRCCISAAPYRGVSCYRGLTGFGSRSVSALGSCAPRVAVRGFRAGSCGRSFGYRSGGVCGPSPPCITTVSVNESLLVPLNLEIDPNAQCVKHEEKEQIKCLNSRFAAFIDKVRFLEQQNKLLETKWQFYQNRQCSESNLEPLFNGYIETLRREAERVEADNGRLASELNHMQEVLEGYKKKYEEEVALRATAENEFVVLKKDVDCAYLQKSDLEANVEALVEECSFLKRLYDEELQVLHAHISDTSVFVKMNNSRDLNMDCFVAEIKAQYDDVASRSRAEAESWYRSKCEEMKATVIRHGETLRCTKEEINELNRMIQRLTAEIENAKCQRAKLEAAVAEAEQQGEAALNDARCKLAGLEEALQKAKQDMACLLKEYQEVMNSKLGLDIEIATYRRLLEGEEHRLCEGVGSVNVCISSSRGGVTXGAHMYSTPRHQIASGPVATGGSITVIDASDSCAPCQPRISSFNCGSRSVCFA; translated from the exons ATGACCTGCCGCTCCTACAGGATCAGCCCAGGATGTGGGGTCACCAGGACCTTCAGCTCGTGCTCAGCTGTGGCCCCCAAAACTGGCAGCCGCTGCTGCATCAGCGCTGCCCCCTACCGAGGGGTGTCCTGCTACCGGGGGCTGACGGGCTTCGGCAGCCGCAGCGTCTCAGCCCTGGGCTCCTGTGCGCCCCGCGTAGCGGTGCGCGGCTTCCGCGCCGGCTCCTGCGGCCGCAGCTTCGGGTACCGCTCCGGCGGCGTGTGTGGCCCCAGCCCGCCCTGCATCACCACCGTGTCGGTCAACGAGAGCCTCCTCGTGCCCCTCAACCTGGAGATCGACCCCAACGCGCAGTGTGTGAAGCATGAGGAGAAGGAGCAGATCAAGTGTCTCAACAGCAGGTTCGCTGCCTTCATCGACAAG GTGCGCTTCTTGGAGCAACAGAACAAGCTGCTGGAGACCAAGTGGCAGTTCTACCAGAACCGCCAGTGCTCCGAGAGCAACCTGGAGCCCCTGTTCAACGGCTACATCGAGACGCTGAGGCGGGAGGCTGAGCGTGTGGAGGCTGACAACGGGAGGCTGGCCTCGGAGCTCAACCACATGCAGGAGGTGCTGGAGGGCTACAAGAAGAA gtatgAAGAGGAAGTGGCTCTGAGGGCCACAGCAGAGAATGAGTTCGTGGTTCTAAAGAAG GACGTGGATTGCGCCTACCTGCAGAAGTCAGACCTGGAGGCCAACGTGGAGGCCCTGGTGGAGGAGTGTAGCTTCCTGAAGCGCCTCTATGACGAG GAGCTCCAGGTCCTCCACGCCCACATCTCAGACACCTCAGTCTTCGTCAAGATGAACAACAGCCGGGACCTGAACATGGACTGTTTCGTCGCCGAGATCAAGGCTCAGTACGATGATGTTGCCAGCCGCAGCCGGGCTGAGGCTGAGTCCTGGTACCGCAGCAAG TGCGAGGAGATGAAGGCCACGGTGATCCGGCATGGGGAGACCCTGCGCTGCACCAAGGAGGAGATCAACGAGCTGAACCGCATGATCCAGAGGCTGACGGCCGAGATTGAAAATGCCAAGTGCCAG CGGGCCAAGCTGGAGGCCGCCGTGGCCGAGGCGGAGCAGCAGGGCGAGGCGGCCCTTAATGATGCCCGCTGCAAGCTGGCCGGGCTGGAGGAGGCCCTGCAGAAGGCCAAGCAGGACATGGCCTGCCTGCTCAAGGAGTACCAGGAGGTGATGAACTCCAAGCTGGGCCTGGACATCGAGATCGCCACCTACAGGCGCCTGCTGGAGGGCGAGGAGCACAG GCTGTGCGAAGGTGTGGGCTCTGTGAATGTCT GCATCAGCAGCTCCCGCGGTGGAGTCA TGGGGGCCCACATGTATAGCACCCCAAGGCACCAGATTGCCTCTGGCCCCGTGGCCACTGGGGGCAGCATCACAGTGATTGAT GCGTCCGACTCCTGCGCCCCCTGTCAGCCCCGCATCTCCAGCTTCAACTGCGGGAGCAGGTCCGTCTGCTTTGCCTAG